A single genomic interval of Oxobacter pfennigii harbors:
- a CDS encoding V-type ATP synthase subunit E produces MTTVEDKLKLFAKIIFEKVEKESALRVTESTKEYDLKLEQEKQNILKESDMLITQLKKRAETKKNQIISKANIEMQHELLKKRKELYDRVVEDIKILADKFTKSAEYPDFLEKSIKNCLSQIDAEEITIVFSQYDLENNMDLINKAVKRYKNLGMTAVIEATNKAIIGGCICEDRSRTKRVDCSMLSIIEDNRTVIGKALVDNLN; encoded by the coding sequence ATGACGACTGTGGAAGACAAATTAAAATTGTTTGCTAAAATCATATTTGAAAAAGTGGAAAAGGAATCCGCACTAAGAGTGACGGAATCGACAAAAGAATACGATTTAAAACTTGAACAAGAAAAACAGAATATTTTAAAGGAATCGGATATGCTCATAACCCAGTTAAAAAAGAGAGCTGAAACCAAGAAGAATCAGATAATCAGCAAGGCTAACATCGAAATGCAGCATGAGCTTTTAAAAAAGCGAAAAGAGCTCTATGACCGGGTGGTGGAGGACATAAAAATACTGGCCGATAAATTTACTAAGTCAGCCGAATATCCGGATTTTCTTGAAAAATCCATAAAAAACTGCCTATCACAAATAGATGCAGAGGAGATTACCATTGTTTTCAGCCAATACGATCTGGAAAATAATATGGACTTGATAAATAAGGCAGTAAAGCGATACAAAAATTTAGGAATGACAGCAGTCATAGAAGCAACCAACAAGGCAATTATAGGAGGCTGCATCTGCGAGGATAGAAGCAGGACAAAAAGGGTGGATTGTTCCATGCTGTCCATAATTGAAGATAACAGAACAGTTATCGGAAAAGCGCTGGTTGATAATTTAAATTAG
- a CDS encoding V-type ATP synthase subunit A — MEEVIGVVSYINGPVIKAKNMSAFKMREMVMVGKNKLIGEIISLDGDDATVQVYEETSGLKVGEEIVSTLKPLSLKLGPGIIGSIFDGIERPLEKINGIMEGFIPEGIGLISIDTEKLWEVTLNIKKGDFLMQGMIYGEVNETPLVIHRLMVPPGVSGTVMDLKEKGKYNIETPLVKLETGMGETVELKMYQEWPVRSPRPIQSRKPIEKPLITGQRVLDTFFPLAKGGTAAIPGGFGTGKTMTQHQLAKWSDADIIVYIGCGERGNEMTEVLEDFPKLVDPKSGRPLMDRTVLIANTSNMPVAAREASIYTGITIAEYYRDMGYHVAIMADSTSRWAEALREISGRLEEMPAEEGYPAYLPSRLAEFYERAGYVTNLNGLEGSVTIIGAVSPAGGDFSEPVTENTKRFVSSFLGLDKKLAYARHYPAINWLSSYSGYITILSDWYGENIAPDMLELRAKMLKILFEENKLQEIVKLVGEDVLPDDQRLILEISKILKVGFLQQNAFHKDDTYVPLMKQYLMLKTIDLLYERGNGAVKLGVPISVVKNDSLYSDIIKIKYSIPNDQLDMFDGVSRQIKDFYDSLESQYS; from the coding sequence ATGGAAGAAGTAATAGGCGTAGTATCATATATAAACGGGCCGGTAATAAAGGCTAAAAACATGTCGGCTTTTAAAATGAGAGAAATGGTCATGGTAGGGAAAAATAAGCTCATAGGCGAGATAATTTCCCTAGACGGAGACGATGCAACAGTCCAGGTCTATGAAGAGACCAGCGGCCTTAAGGTGGGAGAAGAGATTGTTTCAACCTTAAAGCCTTTGTCCTTGAAGTTAGGACCCGGTATAATAGGCAGTATTTTTGACGGTATAGAGAGACCCTTGGAAAAAATCAACGGAATAATGGAAGGCTTTATTCCCGAAGGAATAGGCCTTATTTCTATAGACACTGAAAAGCTTTGGGAAGTAACCTTGAATATAAAAAAAGGAGACTTTTTAATGCAGGGAATGATTTATGGAGAGGTAAATGAGACTCCCTTAGTCATTCACAGATTAATGGTGCCTCCAGGTGTTTCAGGAACGGTTATGGATTTAAAAGAAAAAGGAAAATACAATATTGAAACCCCCCTCGTAAAATTGGAAACAGGTATGGGGGAGACAGTTGAATTAAAAATGTATCAGGAATGGCCTGTAAGAAGCCCTCGTCCCATACAATCAAGAAAGCCCATAGAAAAGCCCCTTATAACAGGACAAAGGGTTTTAGATACCTTCTTTCCCTTGGCAAAGGGAGGAACGGCAGCCATACCCGGAGGCTTCGGAACAGGAAAAACCATGACGCAGCATCAGCTGGCAAAATGGTCCGATGCCGATATAATAGTATACATCGGCTGCGGAGAGCGCGGAAACGAAATGACAGAAGTTCTTGAAGACTTCCCGAAACTGGTGGATCCAAAATCGGGGCGGCCTTTAATGGACAGGACTGTTTTAATTGCAAACACTTCCAACATGCCTGTTGCGGCAAGGGAAGCATCCATTTATACCGGCATCACCATAGCCGAATATTACAGGGATATGGGATACCATGTGGCTATAATGGCAGATTCCACATCAAGATGGGCGGAAGCCTTAAGGGAAATTTCAGGAAGGCTGGAAGAAATGCCGGCGGAAGAAGGATACCCTGCCTATCTTCCCTCTAGATTGGCGGAATTCTACGAGAGAGCAGGTTATGTAACCAATTTAAACGGCCTGGAAGGCTCCGTAACCATTATAGGTGCCGTATCGCCGGCCGGAGGAGACTTTTCTGAACCTGTCACCGAAAACACAAAGAGGTTTGTAAGCTCCTTTTTAGGCTTGGATAAAAAACTTGCTTATGCCAGGCATTATCCCGCCATTAACTGGCTATCAAGCTACAGCGGGTATATAACCATATTATCTGACTGGTACGGCGAAAATATTGCTCCTGATATGCTGGAGCTCCGGGCCAAAATGCTAAAAATACTCTTTGAAGAAAACAAGCTTCAGGAGATAGTGAAGCTTGTGGGCGAAGATGTTCTGCCGGATGATCAGAGGCTTATACTTGAAATATCCAAGATTTTAAAGGTAGGATTTTTACAGCAAAATGCCTTTCATAAGGATGATACCTACGTACCCCTTATGAAGCAATATCTAATGCTTAAAACCATTGACCTTCTTTATGAAAGAGGAAATGGAGCTGTAAAATTAGGCGTACCTATTTCGGTAGTTAAAAACGACAGCTTATACAGCGATATTATAAAGATTAAATACAGCATACCCAATGACCAACTGGATATGTTTGACGGTGTTTCAAGGCAGATAAAGGATTTCTACGACAGTCTTGAATCACAATATTCTTAG
- a CDS encoding V-type ATP synthase subunit B — protein sequence MKSEYLLLDKVEGPLIVLSGVKNAAYDEIVEINTNGKKRKGKVVQLHDDKVIIQVFENTTGISTHNSSVNFTGRLLEIPLSKDILGRIFNGIGEPMDNAGEIFSEKYYNINGRPINPVARQYPRNYIQTGISSIDSLTTLIRGQKLPIFSGNGMPHNELAAQIIRQAKLSEDSNEEFAIVFAAMGVKHDDADFFINSFEQAGVLNKVAMYINLADAPIVERISTPRCALTAAEYLAFELNMHILVIMTDMTSYCEALRELSSSREEVPSRKGYPGYLYSDLASLYERAGMMKGKKGSITQIPILTMPSDDITHPVPDLTGYITEGQIVLSRDIFQKNIYPPINVLPSLSRLMKDGIGEGYTREDHAELANQVFSAYSHVQDVVSLAQVIGEDELSETDKKYMEFGRQFEEKFVKQAFDENRNIFETLDLAWEILSILPKEELDRLSPEMIEKYFKG from the coding sequence ATGAAAAGCGAATATTTGCTTTTGGATAAAGTTGAGGGACCTCTTATAGTATTGTCGGGAGTTAAAAATGCGGCATATGATGAAATAGTAGAGATAAACACCAACGGTAAAAAGAGAAAAGGAAAGGTAGTCCAGCTTCATGATGATAAGGTAATTATACAGGTATTTGAAAATACCACGGGTATTTCAACTCATAATTCCAGCGTCAATTTTACCGGAAGGCTTCTTGAAATTCCCTTGTCCAAGGATATACTGGGGAGGATATTCAACGGTATAGGAGAGCCCATGGACAATGCAGGAGAAATTTTCAGCGAAAAATACTATAACATAAACGGAAGGCCCATAAATCCCGTAGCAAGGCAATACCCCAGAAATTATATACAGACAGGAATTTCTTCCATTGACAGCTTAACCACTTTAATAAGGGGTCAAAAGCTTCCCATTTTTTCAGGAAACGGTATGCCCCACAATGAGCTGGCAGCTCAGATTATAAGGCAGGCAAAGCTTTCTGAGGATTCAAACGAGGAATTTGCCATAGTCTTTGCCGCCATGGGCGTAAAGCATGACGATGCAGACTTCTTTATAAATAGCTTTGAACAGGCAGGGGTATTAAATAAGGTGGCAATGTATATAAATTTAGCCGACGCTCCCATAGTTGAGAGGATATCAACTCCACGCTGTGCATTGACGGCAGCGGAATATTTAGCCTTTGAGCTTAACATGCATATACTGGTTATCATGACGGATATGACAAGCTACTGCGAAGCCTTAAGGGAATTGTCCTCCTCCAGGGAGGAAGTTCCAAGCAGGAAGGGCTATCCCGGATACCTTTATTCCGACCTCGCCAGCCTTTATGAAAGGGCAGGTATGATGAAGGGGAAAAAAGGCTCCATCACACAAATCCCCATACTGACCATGCCCAGCGATGATATAACCCATCCGGTGCCCGACTTAACAGGCTATATAACCGAAGGGCAGATAGTTTTGAGCCGTGATATATTCCAGAAAAATATTTATCCGCCTATAAATGTCCTGCCTTCATTGTCAAGGCTTATGAAGGATGGAATAGGAGAAGGCTATACGAGGGAAGATCATGCGGAGCTTGCCAATCAGGTTTTTTCCGCTTATTCCCACGTTCAGGACGTGGTATCCTTGGCTCAGGTAATAGGCGAAGATGAATTATCCGAAACGGATAAAAAATATATGGAATTCGGCCGGCAATTTGAAGAGAAATTTGTAAAGCAGGCCTTTGATGAAAATCGCAATATTTTTGAAACACTGGATTTGGCATGGGAAATCCTTTCCATACTTCCTAAAGAGGAACTGGATCGCTTAAGCCCTGAAATGATTGAAAAATACTTTAAGGGGTGA
- a CDS encoding V-type ATP synthase subunit D, which produces MAVNIAPTKSNLMSANSSLEFSKKGFELLDKKRNVLIREMMGLIGRAKDIQDRINSTFTEAYEALEVANMTEGISTVESIAMSVDETEDYEVLLRSVMGVEIPSIKFDKENPQPSYSFYRTNNALDIAVIKFHEVKYLIYELAEVENSVYRLAMEVKKTQKRTNALQNIQIPKFMEIVKYIQDVLEEKEREDFFRLKMVKKKSARKK; this is translated from the coding sequence ATGGCTGTTAATATTGCTCCTACAAAATCAAATCTAATGAGCGCCAATTCTTCCCTGGAGTTTTCAAAAAAAGGCTTTGAGCTTTTAGATAAAAAAAGAAATGTGCTTATACGTGAAATGATGGGATTAATAGGAAGAGCTAAGGATATACAGGACAGGATAAACTCCACCTTCACTGAGGCCTATGAAGCCTTGGAAGTTGCCAACATGACAGAGGGCATAAGCACCGTGGAGAGCATAGCCATGTCCGTTGATGAAACAGAGGATTATGAGGTTCTTTTAAGAAGCGTAATGGGAGTGGAAATACCCTCAATAAAATTTGACAAGGAAAACCCCCAGCCCTCCTATAGTTTTTACAGAACCAACAACGCATTGGATATTGCCGTCATAAAATTTCATGAAGTGAAATATTTGATATATGAGCTGGCGGAAGTTGAGAATTCGGTATACAGGCTGGCCATGGAAGTAAAAAAGACGCAAAAAAGGACTAATGCATTGCAGAATATTCAAATCCCCAAATTCATGGAGATTGTCAAATATATACAGGATGTACTGGAAGAGAAAGAAAGGGAGGATTTCTTCAGATTAAAGATGGTTAAAAAGAAGAGCGCCCGGAAAAAATGA
- a CDS encoding aminotransferase class V-fold PLP-dependent enzyme, with the protein MKKVYLDNAATTYPKPSSVVDSMVDFMTNSGANPGRGGYELSLQSGRLVLETRRLINSLFKGPGPDNVVFTQNITASLNMAMRGMFKKGWHIITTSMEHNSVIRPLRSLEDMGLISLSIVNCKADGTLDVKDIEEAIIKDTKAVVMTHASNLTGTILPIEEVGHICTKYDLYFIVDSAQTAGTIDIDMKKCNIDILAFTGHKGLLGPQGTGGFIINERANETTSPIFSGGTGSRSHIDTQPDFLPDKFESGTLNTAGIAGLKAGIEFIFNIGMDNIRKHENMLLKALYEGLSEIEGMCIYGPMDYNKQTNTLAVNIKDMDPSDIAFNLDNKYGIMVRSGLHCTPYGHRTIGTYPLGSVRFSIGYFNTMEDIGYTVNAMKEIEKER; encoded by the coding sequence TTGAAAAAAGTTTATTTGGATAATGCGGCAACTACATATCCCAAGCCTTCCTCCGTGGTGGATTCCATGGTGGATTTCATGACAAATTCAGGCGCAAATCCCGGCCGTGGAGGTTATGAGCTTTCACTGCAATCCGGAAGACTTGTATTGGAAACCAGAAGGCTCATAAACAGTTTATTTAAGGGACCGGGACCCGACAATGTAGTTTTTACTCAAAATATAACAGCTTCTTTGAACATGGCTATGAGGGGCATGTTTAAAAAAGGCTGGCATATAATCACAACCTCCATGGAGCACAACAGCGTCATTCGCCCTCTCCGCTCCCTTGAAGACATGGGGCTTATATCCCTCAGCATAGTAAATTGTAAAGCTGACGGCACTTTGGATGTTAAAGATATTGAAGAAGCCATAATAAAAGATACAAAAGCTGTTGTTATGACTCACGCTTCAAATCTTACCGGTACCATTCTTCCTATTGAAGAGGTGGGACATATATGCACAAAATATGATTTATACTTTATAGTTGACAGCGCCCAGACAGCAGGAACTATTGATATAGATATGAAAAAATGCAATATAGACATCCTGGCTTTTACAGGACACAAAGGCTTGTTAGGCCCTCAGGGCACAGGAGGATTTATAATTAATGAACGGGCAAACGAAACTACATCTCCCATATTTTCGGGAGGCACCGGAAGCCGTTCCCATATAGATACGCAGCCGGATTTCCTTCCGGATAAATTCGAGAGCGGAACATTAAACACCGCAGGAATTGCGGGCTTGAAGGCAGGTATTGAATTTATTTTTAACATTGGCATGGACAACATAAGAAAGCATGAAAACATGCTTTTAAAGGCTCTTTATGAAGGTTTATCGGAAATTGAGGGCATGTGCATATACGGTCCTATGGATTATAACAAGCAGACCAACACTCTGGCGGTGAACATAAAGGACATGGACCCATCGGACATAGCCTTTAATCTTGACAACAAATATGGGATAATGGTAAGGTCTGGGCTTCACTGCACCCCTTACGGTCATAGGACCATCGGAACCTACCCTTTAGGGTCTGTAAGATTCAGCATAGGCTATTTCAATACCATGGAAGATATCGGATACACCGTTAACGCAATGAAGGAAATAGAAAAAGAGCGGTAA
- a CDS encoding polysaccharide deacetylase family protein, with the protein MYKYRLTRRGKIVFTVLAVIIFSATSALAMGMMNNSADNKITENKPINTYSTSGDSKEIFVSDETSGKTSTKVFANISDADLEYGTNVDNSGQLVNFINADAAQAAEIEDDILRIDVENALLNDGKKVVFLTFDDGPSNNITPQILKILDEYDVHATFFVLGFLGVKNTEVLKGIKDAGHAIGVHTYSHNYKKVYADEKSFRDEVDMSEDVLKEVLGEDFKTRLFRFPGGSFEPKKKTFMKVLDEYGYVSIDWNTITGDGESSSIGPQRQLQRLIDTSENREDIIILMHDSATKQTTADALPGIIEYLKSKDYEFAILK; encoded by the coding sequence ATGTACAAATACAGGCTTACAAGGCGAGGAAAGATTGTCTTTACAGTCCTGGCTGTCATTATATTCTCAGCCACCAGCGCGCTGGCTATGGGAATGATGAATAATTCAGCGGATAATAAAATTACGGAAAACAAACCTATAAATACATACAGCACATCAGGAGATTCTAAAGAAATTTTTGTCAGTGATGAAACCTCCGGCAAAACAAGTACCAAAGTTTTTGCTAATATTTCGGATGCCGATTTAGAATATGGCACAAATGTGGATAACAGCGGCCAATTGGTTAATTTTATAAATGCGGATGCCGCACAGGCAGCGGAAATAGAAGATGATATATTAAGGATAGACGTGGAAAATGCTCTTTTAAATGACGGAAAGAAGGTAGTCTTTCTGACCTTTGATGACGGGCCGTCAAACAATATCACTCCTCAGATTCTTAAAATTTTGGATGAATATGATGTTCATGCTACTTTTTTTGTATTGGGCTTCCTTGGTGTTAAAAACACAGAGGTTTTAAAGGGCATCAAAGATGCGGGACATGCTATTGGCGTTCATACGTATTCACATAATTACAAAAAGGTGTATGCAGACGAAAAAAGCTTCAGAGATGAAGTTGATATGTCAGAGGATGTTTTAAAGGAAGTGCTGGGAGAAGACTTTAAAACCAGATTGTTCAGATTTCCCGGCGGCTCTTTCGAGCCAAAGAAAAAAACCTTTATGAAAGTACTGGATGAATATGGATATGTTTCTATCGACTGGAATACCATAACGGGAGACGGAGAATCCTCCTCCATAGGACCTCAGAGACAATTGCAAAGGCTTATTGATACATCAGAGAACAGAGAGGATATAATAATCCTCATGCATGATTCAGCTACAAAGCAGACAACGGCAGATGCACTGCCCGGAATTATAGAATACCTTAAATCAAAGGATTATGAATTTGCCATCCTTAAATAA
- a CDS encoding GAF domain-containing protein — protein sequence MHGNDKIEASDKNSFYRELLLQFEGLMSDEKDWLASLSNTSALLYQNLPHVNWAGFYLYKEGMLVLGPFQGKVACTRIEMGKGVCGTAAREKETCRVLDVHKFPGHIACDSASNSEIVVPIIKNDAVVGVLDIDSPSLERFDETDQLYLENIVKKLEEYIDWSKIS from the coding sequence ATGCATGGAAATGATAAAATAGAAGCTTCAGATAAAAATTCATTTTATAGGGAGCTTCTTTTACAATTTGAGGGATTAATGTCAGATGAAAAGGACTGGCTGGCGTCTCTTTCCAATACTTCTGCCCTTCTTTACCAAAACCTTCCACATGTAAACTGGGCAGGTTTTTATTTATACAAGGAAGGAATGCTTGTCTTAGGGCCTTTCCAGGGGAAAGTTGCCTGTACCAGAATAGAAATGGGAAAAGGCGTCTGTGGTACCGCCGCAAGGGAAAAAGAAACCTGCAGGGTATTGGATGTTCATAAATTTCCCGGCCATATAGCCTGTGACAGCGCTTCAAACTCAGAAATCGTAGTGCCTATAATAAAAAATGATGCAGTTGTGGGGGTACTGGACATAGACAGCCCAAGTCTGGAAAGATTTGATGAAACAGACCAACTCTATCTTGAAAATATAGTAAAAAAGCTGGAAGAATACATAGACTGGTCAAAGATAAGCTAA